One stretch of Candidatus Poribacteria bacterium DNA includes these proteins:
- a CDS encoding type II toxin-antitoxin system HicA family toxin, with the protein MKYRQIVKIIQDDGWYLDRTRGSHKQFKHPTKPGVVTIAGKPNEDISKGTLNNILKQAALKN; encoded by the coding sequence ATGAAGTATAGACAGATTGTTAAAATAATTCAAGATGACGGGTGGTACTTGGACAGGACGCGAGGCAGTCATAAACAGTTTAAACATCCAACAAAGCCCGGAGTCGTGACAATCGCAGGAAAACCAAACGAGGATATCTCCAAGGGAACACTCAATAATATTCTAAAGCAAGCAGCTCTTAAGAATTGA
- a CDS encoding type II toxin-antitoxin system HicB family antitoxin yields the protein MEYVVIFEKCGNNYGGYVPDLPGCAVVGETMEEVRKLIAEAIDFHIEGLQEAGYDIPLPSFTLPVETQQGVSSELIEARI from the coding sequence ATGGAATATGTCGTTATTTTTGAAAAATGTGGAAATAACTATGGTGGATATGTCCCCGACCTTCCAGGATGCGCCGTTGTAGGTGAAACAATGGAAGAAGTACGGAAATTGATCGCTGAAGCTATCGATTTTCATATCGAAGGACTACAAGAAGCTGGTTATGATATTCCATTGCCATCGTTTACGCTGCCCGTTGAAACCCAGCAAGGTGTGTCATCCGAATTAATTGAGGCACGGATTTAG
- a CDS encoding HAD family hydrolase has translation MQNVFLDNTSIEIHREIQTGNIRHVVFDFDGTISLIRDGWQNVMVPLMVECLQTETDTTETEAQLEAIVVEFVDRLTGKQTIYQMMQLSEEIEKRGGTPKEPLAYKDEYNRRLLPIVEERIAGLAAGTLPADPLRVPMSLEFLQTLRGMGINCYLASGTDVEFVKNEASLLGVAPYFDGGIFGALREYKKFSKAMVIQKIITDFQLSGSELLIIGDGYVEIENAKTVGAIAVGVASVEDNIYNMNADKRERLIRAGADIIIPDFREGTQLLNYLFT, from the coding sequence ATGCAAAACGTTTTTTTGGATAATACTTCAATTGAAATCCATCGTGAAATCCAAACCGGGAACATCCGTCACGTCGTTTTCGATTTCGACGGGACAATCTCACTTATCCGAGACGGCTGGCAGAATGTGATGGTACCGCTGATGGTTGAATGCCTTCAGACGGAAACGGACACCACCGAGACAGAAGCACAACTTGAGGCGATTGTCGTTGAATTTGTGGATAGACTGACCGGCAAACAGACGATCTATCAGATGATGCAGTTAAGCGAAGAAATTGAGAAACGTGGCGGCACACCGAAAGAACCGCTCGCGTACAAAGACGAATATAACCGCCGATTGCTGCCTATTGTTGAGGAACGGATTGCTGGACTCGCAGCAGGAACACTACCCGCCGACCCACTTCGGGTGCCAATGTCCCTTGAATTTCTTCAAACGCTGCGTGGGATGGGAATAAACTGCTATCTTGCCAGCGGAACAGACGTTGAATTCGTCAAAAACGAAGCGTCGCTACTCGGTGTTGCCCCGTATTTTGACGGCGGCATTTTCGGTGCGTTGCGGGAATATAAGAAGTTTTCCAAAGCCATGGTTATCCAGAAAATTATCACAGATTTCCAGTTAAGCGGAAGCGAGTTGCTCATCATCGGAGACGGGTACGTGGAGATTGAAAACGCGAAAACGGTCGGAGCAATCGCTGTCGGTGTTGCGTCTGTTGAGGATAATATATACAATATGAACGCCGACAAACGGGAACGTTTGATCCGTGCCGGTGCAGACATCATCATCCCCGACTTCCGTGAAGGCACACAATTGCTGAACTATCTGTTCACTTAA